From a single Aneurinibacillus sp. REN35 genomic region:
- a CDS encoding mandelate racemase/muconate lactonizing enzyme family protein: MIIRNIEVTRQVTPLKKPFKTALRTVVNAESILVKVTVESGLIGWGEAPATVVITGDSLDSIESAILNVMRPQLIGQSLLSHEKVFQTIHQSMVGSSSAKAALDMALYDILAQHCGLPLYQLLGGYRNQIETDYTVSVNSPEEMGDDAADYIAAGFNVLKIKVGKDNIQEDIARIKAIRNRIGDQVKIRLDANQGWQVKDAIRSIRKMEEMGLDIELVEQPVKAHDLDGLKAVTDAVATPIMADESVFSPTQAFEVLKRRAADLINIKLMKAGGIYKAQMINYMAEECGVECMVGSMIESRLSVTAAAHFAASKKNITRFDFDAPLMMAKDVINGGVLYTGRLLTLPERPGLGIEGLSLSTNEGVGQVS; encoded by the coding sequence ATGATCATTCGGAACATAGAAGTAACCCGGCAGGTAACTCCGTTGAAGAAACCTTTTAAGACCGCATTACGCACTGTGGTAAATGCAGAATCCATCCTGGTAAAAGTGACGGTTGAAAGCGGGCTTATAGGGTGGGGAGAGGCTCCGGCGACGGTCGTGATTACGGGCGACAGTCTGGATAGCATCGAATCGGCTATTCTGAATGTGATGCGTCCTCAGCTTATCGGTCAAAGCTTGCTTTCACATGAGAAGGTTTTCCAGACGATTCATCAGTCTATGGTAGGCAGCAGCAGTGCGAAGGCGGCACTTGATATGGCGCTGTATGATATACTCGCACAACACTGCGGGCTTCCGCTCTATCAATTGCTTGGCGGCTACCGTAATCAAATAGAGACCGATTATACGGTCAGCGTCAATTCACCGGAAGAAATGGGAGATGATGCCGCCGACTATATCGCTGCCGGATTCAATGTGTTGAAGATTAAAGTCGGCAAAGACAACATTCAGGAGGATATCGCCCGCATTAAAGCGATTCGAAATCGGATTGGTGATCAGGTGAAAATTCGTCTTGATGCCAATCAAGGCTGGCAGGTGAAAGACGCTATTCGTTCCATCCGCAAGATGGAAGAGATGGGGCTTGACATCGAATTGGTAGAGCAGCCGGTAAAGGCGCATGATCTAGATGGGTTGAAGGCTGTTACGGACGCGGTGGCTACGCCGATCATGGCTGATGAGAGCGTGTTCTCTCCGACGCAGGCATTCGAAGTACTGAAGCGTCGGGCTGCCGATCTTATTAATATCAAGCTGATGAAAGCAGGCGGTATTTATAAAGCGCAGATGATTAACTACATGGCAGAGGAATGCGGCGTGGAGTGCATGGTGGGCAGCATGATTGAATCAAGACTATCTGTTACAGCCGCCGCCCATTTTGCTGCGAGTAAGAAGAATATCACTCGTTTTGACTTTGATGCACCGTTGATGATGGCAAAGGATGTAATTAATGGAGGGGTCTTGTATACGGGGCGATTGCTGACGCTGCCTGAGCGTCCGGGCCTTGGTATTGAAGGTCTTTCGTTGAGCACAAATGAGGGAGTGGGGCAGGTATCGTGA
- a CDS encoding peptide ABC transporter substrate-binding protein — MRKLSTVLLSCTMAFGLLAAGCSSSDTAAPGQQDASQGKKEQQAKILMYNNIEEPTSLDPPIGFDQRSYDILNNLMEGMTRLGKDQNPEPAMAKEWKVSDDKKKYTFILRDGVKWSNGDPVTAQDFEYAWKRMIDPATASQAAPLTYVIEGAEAFNSGKGKAEGVKIKAVDEKTLEVTLINPASYLPNMLANPAFFPVHKKTAEANKNWAAEGSTFVSNGPFKISEWKHDSEIKTVKNETYWDAANVKLAGVTWKMINDNNTEYQLYQTGDLHATTTVPADLSDQLFAENKVKVEDGAGTYFYRLNVKKEPFDNVNIRKAFMMALDRQKIVDLVNKRKEKPAKGFVSYGFKDPSGGDFRDVSGELIKFNPDEAKKLLEQGMKEKGYTKLPEITLVYNNSGTHPKIAQAMQEMYKEVLGVDIKVTSKEWKVLQDEQKKGQLMMSRSSFLPDFADPINFLDGFQTGNSMNRTGWSNPKYDKLIKDAYNEADDAKRYKLMQEAEKILMDEAPIIPLYYYNLAYLQSDKVDGVVRHAFGYIDFKWADIK, encoded by the coding sequence GTGAGAAAGCTTTCAACGGTATTGCTTAGCTGTACGATGGCGTTCGGACTGCTTGCAGCAGGATGTTCGTCAAGCGATACAGCTGCACCGGGGCAGCAGGATGCGTCCCAAGGCAAGAAGGAACAGCAAGCCAAAATTCTAATGTATAACAACATCGAAGAACCTACCTCTCTTGACCCGCCGATCGGCTTCGATCAGCGCTCGTATGACATTCTCAATAACCTGATGGAAGGGATGACCCGTCTCGGCAAGGACCAGAATCCGGAACCTGCGATGGCTAAAGAATGGAAAGTATCTGATGATAAAAAGAAATATACGTTTATTCTTCGTGACGGTGTGAAGTGGTCGAACGGTGATCCTGTGACTGCACAAGACTTTGAATATGCGTGGAAGCGAATGATCGATCCGGCAACCGCTTCACAGGCAGCGCCGCTTACCTATGTGATCGAGGGTGCTGAAGCATTTAACTCCGGCAAGGGAAAGGCTGAAGGTGTCAAGATTAAAGCGGTAGATGAGAAAACGTTGGAAGTAACGCTGATCAATCCGGCCTCTTATCTGCCGAACATGCTGGCTAACCCGGCGTTCTTCCCGGTACACAAAAAGACGGCAGAAGCCAACAAGAACTGGGCGGCAGAAGGCAGTACCTTCGTTAGCAATGGACCGTTCAAAATCAGTGAATGGAAGCATGACAGCGAGATTAAGACAGTGAAAAACGAAACGTACTGGGATGCAGCAAACGTCAAGCTTGCTGGTGTAACCTGGAAAATGATCAACGATAACAATACGGAATATCAGTTATACCAAACGGGTGATCTGCATGCGACAACCACAGTGCCTGCTGATTTAAGCGACCAGTTGTTTGCAGAGAACAAAGTTAAAGTAGAGGATGGAGCAGGTACGTATTTCTATCGTCTTAATGTAAAGAAAGAACCATTCGACAATGTGAATATCCGCAAAGCCTTCATGATGGCGCTTGATCGTCAGAAGATTGTCGATCTGGTCAACAAACGAAAAGAAAAACCTGCGAAAGGCTTTGTCTCCTACGGCTTTAAAGATCCGTCCGGCGGTGATTTCCGCGATGTGAGCGGTGAGCTAATTAAATTTAATCCAGACGAAGCGAAGAAGCTGCTTGAGCAAGGCATGAAGGAAAAAGGCTACACCAAGCTTCCTGAGATTACGCTTGTGTATAATAACAGCGGTACCCATCCAAAAATCGCACAGGCGATGCAGGAAATGTATAAAGAAGTGCTTGGCGTCGATATCAAAGTAACAAGCAAAGAATGGAAAGTGCTTCAGGATGAACAGAAAAAAGGTCAGCTTATGATGTCTCGTTCTTCCTTCCTGCCTGACTTTGCCGATCCGATCAACTTCCTCGACGGGTTCCAAACAGGAAATAGCATGAATCGTACCGGATGGAGCAATCCAAAGTACGATAAACTCATTAAGGATGCATACAACGAAGCGGATGATGCAAAGCGTTATAAACTTATGCAGGAAGCAGAGAAAATCTTAATGGATGAAGCACCGATCATTCCGCTCTACTACTACAACTTAGCATACCTGCAAAGCGATAAGGTAGACGGTGTTGTGCGCCACGCCTTTGGCTATATTGACTTTAAATGGGCAGACATCAAATAG
- a CDS encoding ABC transporter ATP-binding protein — MEKEALLEVENLRVSFQTHGGEVKAVRGVSFAINRGETLAVVGESGCGKSVTARSVMRLIPEHIGRITDGRILFEGRDLVRMSEKQMRELRGSQLSMIFQDSMTALNPTITIGEQIMEGIIRHQKVSRQQAKTQAIETLKLVGIANPERRLKQYLHEFSGGMRQRIMIAIAFVCRPKILIADEPTTALDVTIQAQIIDLFKRLQEQTGVSIILITHDLGVVAKIAHRVNVMYAGQVVESGPVRDIFYNPQHPYTRGLLDSMPRLDSDREVPLRSIPGTPPDLFAPPIGCSFAARCEHALEVCGKYQPETTVVRERHQVACWLTDPRARKVQPQSDKAIG; from the coding sequence ATGGAGAAGGAAGCATTGCTAGAAGTGGAGAACCTCCGTGTTTCGTTTCAAACCCATGGCGGAGAAGTGAAAGCTGTCCGTGGTGTAAGCTTTGCGATTAACAGAGGGGAGACGCTTGCTGTTGTCGGCGAATCAGGCTGTGGGAAGAGTGTAACCGCGCGAAGCGTGATGCGGCTGATTCCCGAACATATCGGCCGCATTACGGATGGACGCATCCTGTTTGAAGGCAGGGATTTGGTGCGGATGAGTGAGAAGCAGATGCGCGAGCTGCGGGGATCACAGCTTTCGATGATCTTTCAGGATTCGATGACGGCGCTCAATCCAACGATTACGATTGGTGAGCAGATCATGGAGGGCATCATCCGCCACCAGAAAGTGTCGCGTCAGCAGGCAAAAACCCAAGCCATCGAGACGCTGAAGCTGGTGGGAATCGCAAATCCCGAGCGTCGGCTTAAGCAGTACCTTCATGAATTTAGCGGCGGCATGAGGCAGCGAATTATGATTGCGATTGCTTTTGTATGCCGCCCGAAGATTCTGATCGCTGACGAGCCGACGACAGCGCTCGACGTAACGATTCAAGCGCAAATTATTGACTTGTTTAAACGTCTGCAGGAGCAAACCGGCGTCTCGATCATCCTTATTACACATGATCTTGGTGTCGTGGCAAAGATCGCTCATCGCGTCAATGTAATGTATGCAGGCCAGGTAGTGGAATCCGGTCCGGTGCGGGATATTTTCTACAATCCGCAGCATCCGTATACAAGAGGACTGCTTGATTCGATGCCGCGGCTTGACTCGGATCGAGAAGTGCCGCTTCGCTCCATTCCTGGTACACCGCCGGATTTATTTGCTCCACCAATCGGCTGTTCGTTCGCCGCCCGATGTGAGCATGCGCTTGAAGTCTGCGGGAAATATCAGCCCGAGACGACAGTTGTACGAGAGCGTCATCAGGTAGCTTGTTGGCTTACGGATCCGCGTGCGAGAAAAGTACAGCCGCAGTCCGACAAGGCCATTGGATGA
- a CDS encoding ABC transporter permease: MAVPNDLFVPMKKDTGAAEAMVRPRLTYWQDAWLRLRKNKLAMLGLVVILLVSALAIFGPLLTDQSYSKQSLLQGNQAPSAEHWFGTDDLGRDVYARILFGAKISLFIGVMAALIDFFIGIIYGGISGYLGGRADNIMMRIVDILYGVPYLLIVILLMVVMGPGLLTIIIALSATGWLSMARLVRGQVLQLKNSEYVLAARTMGAKPWYIIRRHLLPNTLGIIIVQLTFTVPSAIFAEAFLSFLGLGVQPPLASWGVMANDALPTILSGHWWRLFFPAFFISVTMLAFNMLGDGLQDAFDPKQRR, translated from the coding sequence ATGGCGGTACCCAATGATTTATTCGTCCCGATGAAAAAGGATACGGGAGCGGCCGAGGCAATGGTGCGTCCACGGCTGACCTATTGGCAGGATGCATGGCTGCGCCTGCGTAAAAACAAATTGGCAATGCTTGGACTCGTCGTCATCCTGCTCGTCTCCGCACTTGCTATCTTCGGTCCGCTGCTGACCGATCAGAGCTACTCGAAGCAGTCGCTTTTGCAGGGGAATCAGGCTCCTTCCGCTGAACATTGGTTTGGCACGGATGATTTAGGCCGAGATGTATATGCCCGGATTTTATTCGGGGCTAAAATCTCCCTCTTTATTGGCGTAATGGCCGCGTTGATTGATTTTTTTATCGGCATTATTTATGGAGGAATCTCCGGTTATCTAGGTGGCAGAGCAGACAATATCATGATGCGTATTGTCGATATCTTATACGGGGTTCCGTACCTGCTCATTGTCATTCTTCTTATGGTGGTCATGGGGCCGGGACTTCTGACAATTATTATTGCGCTAAGCGCCACCGGATGGCTTAGCATGGCGCGGCTGGTTCGGGGGCAGGTGCTACAGCTAAAGAATTCAGAGTACGTACTAGCTGCTCGGACCATGGGGGCAAAGCCGTGGTACATCATCCGGCGGCATCTATTGCCGAATACGCTTGGCATTATTATCGTACAGCTTACCTTTACCGTTCCATCCGCCATTTTTGCGGAAGCATTCCTAAGCTTTCTCGGATTGGGAGTACAGCCGCCGCTTGCAAGTTGGGGTGTGATGGCCAATGATGCGCTTCCAACCATTCTATCCGGTCATTGGTGGCGCCTGTTCTTCCCGGCATTTTTTATTTCGGTTACTATGCTTGCTTTTAATATGCTTGGTGATGGATTGCAGGATGCATTCGATCCGAAACAGAGGAGATGA
- a CDS encoding ABC transporter permease, whose product MGSFLLRRFISMIITLWLIVTATFFLMHMVPGSPFQRDGQETNEIVLQNMMAHYNLDKPLGVQYVLYLKSLVMLDLGPSIKHYPDTVNNMIERGFPVSFQLGMFALGFAIISGVALGTVAALRHNKLIDYMAMVFAVIGIAVPNFIVATLLIKYVAVEWKLLPVASWGTWKHMVLPALALATGPLALIARMTRANMIEVLNQDYIETARAKGLSPAVIIFKHALRNAVLPVVTLLGALLANVLTGSFVIEKIFAIPGMGKYFVDGINNRDYAVIMGTTVFYSALLVFLMFLVDVVYGIIDPRIKLHRKEG is encoded by the coding sequence ATGGGGTCGTTTTTGCTGCGGAGATTCATCTCCATGATCATTACGTTGTGGCTTATTGTTACGGCGACATTTTTCTTGATGCATATGGTTCCCGGCTCGCCGTTCCAGCGGGATGGACAGGAGACGAATGAGATTGTTCTGCAGAACATGATGGCGCACTATAACCTAGATAAGCCGCTTGGCGTCCAATATGTGCTGTATTTGAAGTCGCTTGTCATGCTGGACTTAGGGCCATCGATTAAGCATTATCCGGATACCGTTAACAACATGATTGAACGAGGTTTCCCTGTCTCCTTCCAATTAGGGATGTTTGCGCTTGGTTTTGCCATTATATCCGGGGTGGCACTTGGTACCGTGGCCGCATTGCGGCATAACAAACTGATTGATTATATGGCGATGGTCTTTGCGGTTATCGGTATAGCGGTGCCGAACTTTATTGTCGCCACGCTATTAATTAAATATGTGGCAGTTGAGTGGAAGCTGCTGCCTGTCGCCTCATGGGGAACATGGAAGCATATGGTGCTTCCTGCGCTAGCGCTGGCAACAGGACCTCTTGCGCTAATTGCCCGGATGACACGGGCCAATATGATTGAAGTGTTGAATCAAGATTATATTGAGACAGCAAGGGCAAAAGGATTATCGCCTGCCGTGATCATATTTAAGCATGCGCTGCGCAATGCAGTGCTTCCGGTCGTAACGCTTTTAGGCGCTTTGCTCGCCAATGTTTTGACAGGCAGCTTTGTAATTGAGAAGATTTTTGCAATTCCTGGCATGGGTAAGTATTTCGTCGATGGCATTAATAACCGCGATTATGCGGTGATTATGGGAACGACGGTCTTCTATAGTGCGCTGCTTGTATTCTTGATGTTCCTTGTCGATGTAGTATACGGCATCATCGATCCGCGGATTAAGCTGCATAGGAAGGAGGGGTAG
- a CDS encoding DUF3870 domain-containing protein produces the protein MYDADSIYIVGDAQSSINNPITQQYNAFFIGLVIDCRSDKIIDAGCSSTIPLTSDFVRSIFVGRTIWETEAMAGEIRRRYHGSSQKALIVAYKDAQKKYKAIKTNTESVS, from the coding sequence CTGTATGATGCCGATTCTATCTATATCGTAGGCGATGCGCAATCGTCGATTAACAATCCGATCACCCAGCAGTATAATGCGTTTTTTATTGGGCTGGTGATTGATTGCCGCAGCGATAAGATTATTGACGCGGGCTGTTCATCTACCATTCCGCTTACATCTGATTTTGTGCGCTCAATCTTTGTAGGGCGCACGATATGGGAGACAGAAGCGATGGCAGGTGAGATTCGCCGCCGTTATCACGGTTCATCACAGAAGGCATTAATTGTGGCTTATAAGGATGCGCAGAAGAAGTATAAAGCAATTAAGACGAATACAGAGTCTGTATCGTAA